Proteins from a single region of Dyadobacter fanqingshengii:
- the ligD gene encoding DNA ligase D, with product MSLTKYNEKRSFEKTPEPKGGKADSEELIFVIQKHHASRLHYDFRLEMDGVLKSWAVPKGPSLDPATKRLAMMVEDHPYDYKDFEGIIPKGNYGAGTVMVWDEGTYEPLEEAKTKKEKEKILLKELASGSVKIRMKGKKLKGEFALVKTKGMSENSWLLIKHRDKFASETDITKQDKSVISNKTLDAIKATTDNVWGESESDEKTGDKAKKTKDKKDEEAPIDEYIEKEKDDKSGEKDAATLLKKGKKAKFPEDIVPMLATLVDEPFDDPGWEYEVKWDGYRALAYMNKGVTELKSRNKKSFNDKFYPIHEGLCDWKINAVLDGEVVVINDKGHSDFGALQNWRSEADGELVYYVFDILWYEGKSLVDLPLTERKAILQSIVTEDSPVRIGYSIAAEGTAFFNAAGEMGLEGIIAKRSDSAYQVGLRTNDWLKIKIHNRQEVIIAGYTRNAGTSKHFSALLLAAYDQGVLQYVGKVGTGFKDKQQKEMLELFKPLETENSPFKETPDYNKPSRFRPNPPKANATWLKPELVCEVSFTEVTSDGVFRHPSFEGMREDKKARDVVREIEQPTEKAVEEDKKSEKEDKKAQKEEKKSEKKEIIAKPDKSKRKTLLNPTDETQVRKINGNEVKFSNLSKIFWHHEKITKRDVINYYYQVAPFILPYLERRPLSLNRFPNGIDGKSFYQKDVTGKVPSWVEMFPYTANDEEQQKNFMVCNDEAALLYMANLGCIDMNPWNSRTHKPDNPDWCLLDLDPDTTNTFEQVIETALAIKQLLDSLNIDGYCKTSGSTGLHIYIPLGAKYSYDQCQLFAQWIASQVQQELPGFTSIERMTKNRKGKLYIDYLQNRPKATLAAPYSIRPKPGATVSMPLHWEEVKIGLQLRDFTILNAMDRLQQEGDLFKPVLGKGIDLEAAIGKIEAEAK from the coding sequence ATGAGCCTGACCAAATACAACGAGAAACGTTCCTTTGAGAAAACACCTGAACCAAAGGGTGGAAAAGCCGATTCGGAAGAACTCATTTTTGTGATCCAAAAACATCATGCTTCGCGGCTGCATTACGATTTCAGGCTGGAAATGGATGGTGTTTTGAAAAGCTGGGCCGTTCCTAAAGGCCCTTCCCTGGATCCGGCTACGAAGCGGCTGGCTATGATGGTGGAAGACCATCCTTACGATTACAAGGACTTCGAAGGAATAATACCAAAAGGCAATTATGGTGCTGGAACCGTAATGGTCTGGGATGAAGGGACATACGAACCATTGGAAGAAGCCAAAACCAAAAAGGAAAAGGAGAAAATATTACTGAAAGAACTGGCATCCGGCTCTGTAAAGATCCGCATGAAAGGCAAAAAGCTAAAAGGTGAATTTGCTTTGGTCAAAACAAAAGGTATGTCAGAAAACTCCTGGCTGCTCATTAAGCACCGGGATAAATTTGCATCCGAAACGGATATTACAAAACAAGATAAATCGGTGATTTCCAATAAGACATTGGATGCTATAAAAGCAACCACTGATAATGTTTGGGGGGAATCAGAAAGTGATGAAAAGACAGGTGATAAAGCCAAAAAGACGAAGGACAAAAAGGATGAGGAAGCCCCTATTGATGAATACATTGAAAAGGAAAAAGACGATAAATCCGGTGAAAAGGACGCTGCAACGCTCTTGAAAAAGGGTAAAAAGGCGAAATTTCCTGAGGACATCGTGCCCATGCTCGCTACGCTAGTCGACGAACCATTTGATGATCCGGGCTGGGAATATGAGGTCAAATGGGACGGTTACCGGGCATTGGCTTACATGAATAAAGGCGTTACCGAGCTTAAATCGCGGAATAAGAAGTCATTTAATGATAAGTTTTATCCCATTCACGAAGGCCTGTGTGACTGGAAGATCAATGCGGTGCTGGACGGGGAAGTTGTTGTCATCAATGATAAAGGCCATTCTGATTTCGGGGCTTTGCAAAACTGGCGCAGCGAGGCAGACGGTGAGCTGGTCTATTATGTATTTGATATATTGTGGTATGAAGGCAAAAGTCTTGTAGATCTGCCTTTAACCGAGCGAAAAGCTATTTTGCAAAGCATAGTGACTGAGGATAGTCCCGTCAGGATTGGTTACAGTATTGCGGCTGAGGGAACTGCCTTTTTTAATGCGGCCGGGGAAATGGGACTGGAAGGGATCATTGCCAAAAGATCCGATAGCGCCTATCAGGTCGGTTTGCGCACGAACGATTGGCTGAAAATTAAAATACACAACCGGCAGGAAGTCATCATAGCAGGTTACACACGCAATGCGGGCACGTCCAAGCATTTTAGTGCGCTGTTACTGGCTGCTTACGACCAGGGCGTGCTGCAATATGTAGGCAAAGTCGGCACGGGCTTCAAGGACAAACAGCAAAAAGAAATGCTGGAACTGTTTAAGCCATTGGAAACAGAAAATAGTCCATTCAAAGAAACACCCGATTACAACAAGCCATCCCGTTTCCGGCCCAATCCGCCGAAAGCCAATGCAACCTGGCTCAAACCGGAGCTGGTTTGCGAAGTGAGCTTCACAGAAGTGACTTCGGACGGCGTTTTCCGTCACCCGTCGTTTGAGGGAATGCGTGAGGATAAAAAAGCCAGGGACGTTGTGCGCGAAATCGAGCAGCCGACGGAAAAAGCTGTTGAAGAGGACAAAAAGTCAGAGAAGGAAGATAAGAAAGCGCAAAAAGAAGAAAAAAAGTCGGAAAAGAAAGAGATCATCGCGAAACCAGACAAGTCGAAACGCAAGACATTGCTTAACCCGACGGATGAAACGCAGGTCAGAAAAATCAATGGTAATGAGGTCAAATTTTCAAATCTGAGTAAGATTTTCTGGCATCATGAAAAAATTACGAAGCGCGATGTCATCAATTATTACTATCAGGTCGCCCCGTTCATTTTGCCATATCTGGAACGCAGGCCATTGTCATTAAACCGCTTCCCCAATGGCATTGATGGAAAGAGTTTTTACCAAAAAGACGTCACCGGCAAGGTGCCGTCGTGGGTTGAAATGTTTCCCTACACTGCAAATGATGAAGAACAGCAGAAAAACTTTATGGTTTGCAATGATGAAGCGGCATTGTTATATATGGCCAATCTGGGCTGCATTGACATGAATCCCTGGAACAGCCGTACCCATAAACCGGATAACCCCGACTGGTGCCTGCTCGATCTGGACCCGGACACGACCAACACTTTCGAGCAGGTGATCGAGACGGCGCTGGCTATTAAACAATTACTGGACTCGCTGAATATTGACGGTTACTGCAAGACATCCGGCTCCACAGGCCTGCACATTTACATCCCGCTGGGCGCAAAATATTCTTACGATCAATGTCAGCTTTTTGCCCAATGGATCGCCAGCCAGGTGCAACAGGAATTGCCCGGCTTCACCAGCATTGAGCGCATGACCAAAAACCGCAAAGGAAAACTATACATTGATTACCTGCAAAATCGCCCGAAAGCAACATTAGCGGCTCCCTACTCCATCAGACCGAAACCGGGCGCGACTGTTTCAATGCCATTGCATTGGGAAGAAGTTAAAATAGGCTTGCAGTTGCGGGACTTTACTATTTTAAATGCGATGGACCGGTTGCAGCAGGAAGGCGATCTGTTTAAACCCGTGCTCGGAAAAGGCATCGACCTGGAAGCAGCCATTGGAAAAATCGAAGCGGAAGCCAAATGA
- a CDS encoding PAS domain-containing protein gives MDLSLFNGMVDEKTMGETQRIARVGSWEADLLSESIIWSDLVKEIHEVSLDYQPSFSSPMDFYTHEYQELVMQAMQRTISDGSLFDIEAIIETAKGNKCWIRVSGRAELRDGQCIRIYGAIQDIHDRKLAELGLLESRNRFESLVQTVDGIVWEADVNTLEFSFVSDQSSRILGYPPEEWIKTKNFWQSHIHPDDLEHAIGYCHRQTREGRNHIFDYRMISADGNIVWIKDIVSVIKTDGVPTLLRGVMVDVTETKRFEILEHLERTVLELNSTKEHSLKKMLSQYLLGIEQIYPHMKCSIVGIVDGKLSNLSSPSLPEAYIRALEGLQIGPNAGSCGTAAYLKEKVIVSDIVRDSRWTMYSHLALPHNLRSCWSHPILDSDGSVTATFAIYYDHIKTPDEDELKVIDRAVAILKIILENKKNCEIIISSRSRQKREELKLQEIAYLQSHVVRAPLARLMGVIDLIKNYSHTDIEKNELLDHLLLSAKELDEVIRDISEKTE, from the coding sequence ATGGATTTGAGCCTGTTTAATGGTATGGTCGATGAAAAGACCATGGGCGAGACGCAACGCATAGCACGGGTTGGAAGCTGGGAAGCAGATTTGCTTTCGGAATCTATCATCTGGTCCGATTTGGTTAAGGAAATTCACGAAGTGAGCCTCGACTATCAGCCGAGTTTCAGCTCCCCCATGGATTTTTATACGCATGAATACCAGGAGCTGGTCATGCAGGCCATGCAAAGAACGATCAGCGACGGATCATTATTCGACATTGAGGCTATCATCGAAACAGCCAAAGGAAACAAATGCTGGATCCGGGTAAGCGGCAGGGCCGAATTGCGGGATGGACAATGCATCCGGATTTACGGGGCGATCCAGGATATTCACGACCGCAAGTTGGCCGAGCTTGGATTACTTGAATCGCGTAACCGTTTCGAATCGCTCGTGCAGACCGTCGATGGCATTGTATGGGAAGCAGATGTGAATACGCTGGAATTTTCATTTGTGAGTGACCAGTCCTCGCGAATCCTGGGTTACCCGCCCGAAGAATGGATAAAAACCAAGAATTTCTGGCAAAGCCATATTCACCCGGACGACCTCGAACATGCGATCGGTTACTGTCACCGGCAAACACGGGAAGGCCGAAACCATATTTTCGACTACCGTATGATATCGGCTGACGGCAACATTGTTTGGATTAAAGACATCGTTTCCGTGATCAAAACAGACGGCGTGCCTACCCTTTTGCGCGGCGTGATGGTGGACGTGACCGAAACCAAGCGGTTTGAAATTCTTGAACATTTGGAAAGGACTGTCCTGGAATTAAATTCAACGAAGGAACATTCACTGAAAAAGATGTTGTCGCAGTATTTGCTGGGAATCGAGCAGATATATCCGCATATGAAATGCTCTATTGTTGGCATTGTAGACGGGAAATTAAGCAATTTGTCCTCACCCAGTTTGCCGGAAGCTTATATCCGGGCACTCGAAGGGTTGCAAATCGGGCCCAATGCCGGCTCATGCGGCACAGCTGCTTACCTCAAAGAAAAGGTGATCGTCAGCGACATCGTACGCGATTCGCGGTGGACCATGTACTCTCACCTGGCGCTTCCCCACAATCTTCGCTCCTGCTGGTCACATCCGATACTGGATTCGGATGGCAGTGTCACAGCCACTTTTGCCATTTATTATGATCATATCAAGACGCCCGATGAGGATGAGCTGAAGGTGATAGACCGTGCAGTTGCGATTTTGAAAATCATTTTGGAAAACAAAAAAAATTGTGAAATCATTATTTCAAGCAGGTCGAGGCAAAAACGGGAGGAGCTTAAATTACAGGAGATTGCTTATCTTCAATCGCATGTGGTTCGTGCGCCACTTGCACGCCTAATGGGCGTGATCGATCTGATCAAAAATTATTCGCATACCGACATTGAGAAAAATGAGCTCCTGGATCATTTGCTATTATCTGCAAAGGAACTGGATGAGGTCATTCGCGATATTTCAGAAAAGACGGAATAA
- a CDS encoding metallophosphoesterase family protein: MKNFPKALLLALGMTLTACEGVFQYNPNQVIFKDSETNLNQKNIERIQAIPLKDTVRFILMGDTQRWYDETDAFIESANNQKDVAFVLHAGDISDFGLSQEFKWVNEILVKLKCPYLTVIGNHDLVANGPAAYRKIYGPMDYSFEYGHNKFIFINTNSREYVFNGEVPNLNWLQSQLADNRDNKNAIVVAHIPPFDGDFDPKLQDGYAGLLANDPNVKFSLYGHQHTFRDGDFYEDGVHYYLTTSTGERGYWLFTTWKGGYKAEKIEY, from the coding sequence TTGAAAAATTTTCCAAAAGCACTCCTGCTCGCTTTGGGAATGACTTTAACAGCCTGCGAGGGCGTATTTCAGTACAATCCCAATCAAGTTATTTTTAAAGACAGCGAGACCAATTTAAACCAGAAAAACATCGAGCGCATTCAGGCCATTCCTTTAAAGGATACGGTCAGGTTTATCCTCATGGGGGATACGCAGCGCTGGTACGATGAAACAGACGCTTTTATAGAAAGCGCGAACAATCAGAAAGACGTTGCTTTTGTGTTGCACGCAGGTGACATTTCCGACTTCGGGCTTTCCCAGGAGTTCAAGTGGGTGAATGAGATTCTGGTGAAACTTAAATGTCCTTACCTCACCGTTATCGGCAACCATGATCTCGTAGCGAACGGACCAGCAGCTTACCGCAAAATTTACGGGCCGATGGATTACTCATTCGAGTATGGCCATAACAAGTTCATTTTTATTAATACGAATTCACGCGAATACGTCTTCAATGGCGAAGTTCCAAACTTAAACTGGCTCCAATCCCAGCTTGCTGACAACCGCGATAACAAAAATGCGATTGTCGTAGCGCATATTCCGCCTTTCGACGGAGATTTCGATCCGAAATTGCAGGATGGTTATGCCGGACTTCTGGCCAATGATCCTAATGTCAAATTTTCGCTCTACGGTCATCAGCACACATTCAGGGATGGCGATTTTTATGAGGATGGTGTTCACTATTACCTCACTACCAGCACAGGAGAGCGCGGTTATTGGCTTTTTACGACCTGGAAAGGTGGTTATAAAGCAGAAAAGATTGAATACTGA
- a CDS encoding response regulator transcription factor produces MTWEVFNKYKPTILYGISLALLLFLLKWLELRFIVINHIFEIYAGAIALLFTGLGIWIALKLTKPKVETVFVEKEVFIDTKDFQFNVQEQARLGLSKRELEVLSLIAEGLTNQQIAVQLFVSLNTVKTHSSKLFEKMEVKSRTQAVEKAKRLSLIP; encoded by the coding sequence ATGACTTGGGAAGTTTTCAATAAATACAAACCAACAATCCTATACGGCATCTCACTCGCCTTACTGTTGTTTTTGTTAAAGTGGCTCGAACTCCGTTTTATCGTCATCAATCACATCTTCGAAATTTATGCAGGTGCCATCGCATTGCTCTTCACCGGCCTGGGGATCTGGATTGCACTCAAACTGACCAAGCCAAAAGTCGAAACAGTGTTCGTTGAAAAAGAAGTTTTTATCGATACAAAGGACTTTCAGTTTAATGTCCAGGAACAGGCACGTCTTGGTTTAAGCAAAAGAGAACTCGAAGTCCTCAGCCTGATCGCGGAAGGCCTGACCAATCAGCAAATCGCCGTACAGCTTTTTGTGTCTCTGAACACCGTAAAAACGCATTCATCCAAATTATTCGAAAAAATGGAAGTGAAGAGCCGCACACAGGCTGTGGAAAAAGCCAAAAGACTGAGTCTCATCCCTTAA
- a CDS encoding DUF4199 domain-containing protein produces MKKIILVCGLISGIIVSVFMVSSVAVCYSSSDFEGNMLLGYAAMLLSFSLIFVGVKNFRDKYNGGSVSFGKAFQIGLLITLIASTVYVIVWLIDYYLFVPEFMDRYTTHVMRELQREGATAQELQQKSVEMEGYREMYKSPLMVVLFTYAEILPVGLIVSLLCALILKKKPSQPLPAI; encoded by the coding sequence ATGAAAAAAATCATTCTAGTCTGCGGGTTGATCTCGGGGATCATTGTTTCCGTGTTCATGGTCTCTTCCGTCGCCGTATGCTATTCCAGCAGTGATTTTGAAGGCAATATGCTGCTTGGCTATGCGGCCATGCTACTCTCTTTTTCACTGATTTTTGTGGGTGTGAAAAATTTCCGGGACAAATATAACGGCGGTTCTGTGTCGTTTGGAAAAGCATTTCAGATTGGCCTGCTTATCACATTAATCGCCTCCACAGTATATGTAATTGTCTGGCTGATTGACTATTACTTATTTGTACCCGAATTTATGGACCGTTACACCACGCACGTCATGCGTGAATTACAGCGAGAAGGGGCAACCGCGCAGGAACTGCAACAAAAATCCGTGGAAATGGAGGGCTATCGTGAAATGTATAAAAGTCCATTGATGGTCGTTCTTTTCACATACGCGGAAATTTTGCCGGTTGGACTCATTGTGTCACTATTATGCGCATTGATCCTGAAAAAGAAACCCTCGCAACCGCTCCCTGCCATTTGA
- a CDS encoding VOC family protein, with amino-acid sequence MKIIVTSVMVDDQEKARKFYTEKLGFAVKSDVPVGEYKWLTVVSPEDQHSVELLLEPMAFGPAKVYQKQLFDANIPATMFGVDDIGATYEKLLELGVKFKSEPKKMDNVTIAVFDDTCGNLIQIAEQH; translated from the coding sequence ATGAAAATTATCGTAACCAGCGTAATGGTCGATGACCAGGAAAAAGCCAGGAAATTTTATACGGAAAAATTGGGTTTTGCAGTGAAGTCGGATGTTCCAGTCGGGGAATACAAATGGCTGACCGTTGTTTCACCGGAGGATCAGCACAGCGTGGAACTATTGCTTGAACCAATGGCTTTTGGTCCTGCAAAGGTTTATCAAAAACAACTATTCGATGCCAACATCCCGGCAACGATGTTTGGCGTTGACGATATCGGGGCGACCTATGAAAAGCTTTTGGAGCTCGGGGTGAAATTTAAGAGCGAGCCCAAAAAAATGGATAATGTTACTATCGCCGTTTTTGATGACACCTGCGGAAACCTGATCCAAATCGCCGAACAGCATTAA
- a CDS encoding helix-turn-helix domain-containing protein, with protein MKPIIRKSALNKYIKNIWILENHDIEQTDHSLKFFADGCSGLMFQQTESGVLIGDKELSSFLLYGQTVKPIEMKCSGSYKMIVFVLYPYAIHALFGLNASELTDTCLDMRTYSSLSKEVESNLMHAASTEEQVRIMETFLANQAASANADPQIQHMTTFMMNSSGSYTVKDLQETTEMSERTFERKFARQVGVPPKLFSKIIRFHSSIRQMDKGAYEKLSDVAYENGYSDQSHFVRNFKEFTSITPRAYKSKRISENNSLDGFVQV; from the coding sequence ATGAAGCCAATCATCAGAAAATCAGCACTTAATAAGTACATCAAGAACATATGGATTTTAGAAAACCACGACATTGAGCAAACGGATCATTCACTTAAATTCTTTGCAGATGGTTGTTCGGGCCTGATGTTTCAGCAAACAGAGTCCGGTGTTTTGATCGGGGACAAAGAATTATCCAGCTTCCTGCTATACGGACAGACAGTCAAACCCATTGAAATGAAATGTTCCGGCAGCTACAAAATGATCGTTTTTGTCCTATATCCATATGCGATTCACGCATTATTTGGGCTCAACGCCAGCGAGTTAACGGATACATGCCTGGACATGCGCACTTACTCGTCCCTTTCAAAAGAAGTGGAAAGCAATTTAATGCACGCTGCTTCGACGGAAGAACAAGTCAGGATTATGGAAACATTTCTGGCAAACCAGGCGGCTTCCGCCAATGCTGACCCGCAAATACAGCATATGACGACATTCATGATGAATTCAAGCGGCAGCTACACGGTGAAAGATTTGCAGGAAACCACGGAGATGTCGGAGCGGACTTTCGAGCGGAAATTTGCGAGACAGGTGGGCGTTCCTCCAAAATTATTCTCAAAAATTATCCGGTTCCATTCGTCCATCCGGCAAATGGACAAAGGTGCTTACGAGAAATTATCGGACGTTGCTTATGAGAACGGGTATTCCGACCAGTCACATTTCGTGCGGAACTTCAAGGAATTTACAAGCATTACACCGCGTGCCTATAAATCGAAAAGAATTTCAGAAAATAATTCACTTGACGGTTTTGTCCAAGTTTAA
- a CDS encoding NAD(P)H-binding protein: MKTLVLGGTGKTGRKVAERLQKLNADVRIGSRSASPAFDWEDKSTWDAALDGIDQVYISFQPDLAAPGATAAISALAKSAADAGVKKLVLLSGRGEEEAQQCEQIVMSSGLDWTIVRASFFNQNFSESFLVDSVAAGYVVLPVGDMREPFIDTDDIADVAVAALTDTKHSRKVYEVTGPLLLTFGEAVQEIAEATNREIVYQEVTIGEYEAMLTKYHVPTDVISLLKYLFTEVMDGRNEYLSNGVEEALGRKPTDFKEFVQKTIGTGVWNQSVYK, encoded by the coding sequence ATGAAAACCTTAGTATTAGGAGGAACCGGTAAAACAGGCCGCAAGGTCGCAGAAAGATTACAAAAATTGAATGCGGACGTAAGAATCGGTTCGCGTTCCGCTTCACCGGCATTTGATTGGGAAGACAAATCAACCTGGGACGCCGCGCTCGACGGAATAGATCAGGTTTACATTTCCTTTCAGCCCGACCTGGCTGCGCCCGGAGCAACGGCCGCAATAAGTGCATTGGCAAAATCAGCTGCGGACGCGGGTGTCAAAAAACTGGTCTTGTTGTCCGGCCGCGGAGAAGAAGAAGCGCAGCAATGTGAGCAGATCGTCATGTCATCAGGACTGGATTGGACCATTGTAAGGGCGAGCTTTTTTAACCAGAATTTCAGCGAAAGTTTTTTGGTAGATTCCGTTGCAGCCGGATATGTAGTGCTGCCCGTGGGCGATATGCGCGAACCATTTATTGATACCGATGACATTGCAGACGTTGCCGTTGCTGCACTCACCGACACAAAACACAGCCGGAAAGTTTATGAAGTAACAGGCCCTCTGCTTCTTACTTTCGGCGAAGCTGTGCAGGAAATCGCCGAAGCAACAAACAGGGAAATTGTGTACCAGGAAGTGACAATCGGTGAATATGAGGCAATGCTTACGAAATACCACGTTCCTACCGATGTCATTTCGCTGTTGAAATATTTGTTTACGGAAGTGATGGATGGGCGGAATGAATATTTGTCCAACGGTGTGGAGGAAGCATTGGGCAGAAAACCGACAGATTTCAAAGAGTTTGTGCAAAAAACCATCGGAACCGGTGTATGGAACCAGTCAGTATATAAGTAG
- a CDS encoding YtxH domain-containing protein — protein MRSRNDYDEKESSDGGFVLGLLVGATIGAAAAMLFAPKSGVETRQQIKDLADQQKDKLRNQWEETKLKAAIAVEEGKEKLNTVAEQTKEVVDSYADKAKDTVNHLADGTKATVDKFQKRY, from the coding sequence ATGAGATCTAGAAATGATTATGATGAGAAAGAAAGTTCAGATGGCGGATTTGTCCTGGGCTTGTTGGTTGGCGCTACCATAGGCGCGGCGGCTGCGATGTTATTTGCGCCCAAGTCAGGTGTCGAAACCCGTCAGCAAATTAAAGATCTGGCTGACCAGCAAAAAGACAAGTTGAGGAATCAGTGGGAAGAGACTAAGCTGAAAGCTGCCATAGCAGTTGAAGAAGGCAAAGAAAAGCTGAACACAGTTGCAGAGCAGACTAAAGAGGTCGTTGACTCATATGCGGATAAAGCCAAAGACACGGTTAATCATCTTGCAGATGGGACAAAAGCAACTGTAGACAAATTTCAAAAACGTTATTAA
- a CDS encoding YsnF/AvaK domain-containing protein produces MSAGEQHFKDIFNSSPSGEPLKIPIIEEKLVVSSKRIATGSLLISKKVLEEEALFNGTISSEELIVERKEINQYVEIAPEAVRQEGEVTIVSVMKEVLVVEKRLMLVEELHITKRVHQEQKSYAEKLRKEEVTISKGDPGTNI; encoded by the coding sequence ATGAGTGCCGGCGAACAGCACTTTAAGGATATTTTCAACAGCTCACCTTCGGGTGAGCCGTTGAAGATCCCGATTATTGAAGAAAAGCTGGTAGTCTCTTCCAAGCGAATTGCAACCGGGAGCTTACTAATCTCGAAAAAGGTTTTGGAAGAAGAAGCACTATTTAATGGTACTATCAGTAGTGAGGAATTGATTGTGGAGAGGAAGGAAATTAACCAATATGTGGAAATAGCACCGGAAGCTGTTAGGCAGGAAGGTGAAGTAACCATTGTTTCGGTTATGAAAGAAGTACTCGTGGTTGAAAAGCGCCTGATGCTGGTAGAGGAGCTCCATATTACGAAGCGTGTGCATCAGGAACAAAAATCGTATGCCGAAAAACTGCGAAAGGAAGAAGTGACCATTTCAAAAGGCGACCCAGGCACGAATATTTAA